The window GCAGCTCGTTGAAGGTCGTCTTCTCGAAGGTCACATGCCCTATCATCTCGCCGCCACCTTGATAAGGGGGTATGGCATTGAGCCATTTCTCTTTGCCGTAGAGGACGCCGATGCCCGTGGGCCCATACATTTTATGAGCCGAGAGCACATAGAAGTCGACGTCGAGTGCCTGCACGTCGACCCGGTGGTGCAGGGCGCCTTGTGCGCCGTCGATGAGCACCGGTACCTGGTGGCGGTGGGCCATGTCGATAATCTCCTTGATGGGATTGACCGTTCCCAGGACATTCGACACATGGGTGATGGAGACCAGTCGGGTCTTTTCGTTGAAAGCCGAGGCAAGCGCCTCCATGTCGAGCACGCCCCGGTCGTCGATGGGTATGACGCGCAAGGCAATCTTCCGCTCGCTTTGCAGCAGTTGCCACGGCACGATGTTGGCGTGGTGTTCCATCTCCGAGATGATGACTTCGTCGCCGTCGTGGAGGAATGCCTCTCCGAAGGAGTGCGCCACGAGATTGATCGACTCGGTCGTGCCGCGGGTGAAGATAATCTCTTTTTCGCTGGCGGCGTTGAGGAATTGTTGTACGCGTCGGCGCGCATGTTCATGACCGTCGGTGGCTTCTTGGCTCAGGCGGTGCACGCCGCGGTGCACGTTGGCATTGATGCGGGTGTAGCCGTCGGTGATGGTCTCGATGACGCAGCGCGGTTTCTGGGAGGTGGCGGCATTGTCGAGGTAGACCAGCGGCTTGCCGTAGACTTCACGCGCAAGAATGGGAAAGTCTTCTCTTATTTTGTCGATGTCGAGCATGATATGTCTCCTTCCTTTATTGGCAGATGCGGCAGCCGGCACATTTGTCGAGGGTGCCTCTGAACCGGCGTTCGACCATCTTGTGCAACCTCTCCCGCAGGCTTTCGATGCGCACCTTCTCGATGACATCGTGTGTGAAGGCCACCATGAGCAACATGCGGGCTTCGGCTTCGGGTATTCCTCGCGAACGCATGTAGAAAAGGGCGTTCGTGTCGAGTTGCCCGGTCGTTGCGCCGTGGCTGCACTTCACGTCGTCGGCATAGATTTCGAGTTGCGGTTGGGTATAGATGTGAGCCTCCTTGGTGGTGCAGAGGTTGCGGTTGGTCTGTATGGCTGAGGTCTTTTGGGCGCCCTGTCGCACGAGAATGCGGCCGTTGAATACCCCTGTGGCCGAGTCTTCGAGTACATACTTGAAGAGCTCGTCGCTGGTGCAGTGGGCGGCTTTGTGGTCGATGAAGGTGAAGTTGTCGACGGCCTGACGCTTGTCGGCCACCGCCATGCCGTAGAGATGCGTCTCGGCGCCTTCGCCTTCGAGCGTGATGGTGAAGTTGTTGCGCGTGTAGCCGTTGTGCAGGGTGATGCCGTTGACCAGCACGTTCGATGAGCGTTCTTGGCGTATGAACGTCGATGCGACGCGATGGGTGTTGAGGGTCGACTCTTCGAGGTCGTAGTAGTCGAACTTGGCGTCGGGACCTACAAAAATCTCATTGACAGCCGAGGTCAGGAAATGCCCTTTGTCGAGCGTGTGGTCACATGCGAGCAGATGGGCCTGTGCCCCCTCTTCGAGCACGATGAGCATGCGCAGGTTGGCCATGAAGTCGTGCGAGCCGTGGGTGAGGTGTACGATTTGCAGCGGCTCTTCGATTTTTACATGACGGGGCACATAGAGAAAGAATCCGTCTTGCACGAGGGCCGTGTTGAGTGCCACGGTGCCGTCTTTCCCGGTGCCGGCCAGGCGGCCGTAGTAGCGGTCGACCAAGTCGGGGTAGCGGGTGGCTGCTTCGCAGAGGCTGCAAGCCAATACGCCCTCGGGCAGGGGCTTGGTGTTGTTGCCCGAGAATATGTCGCCGACGAAGAAGTAGGGCTGGCTTTCGAGGTCGGGAACGGCACATCGGAAACTCTCTTTTATTGTGGCTTGCGGGGCGATGCGTGCCAAGTTGAGCCCGTAGTCGGGCGCATAGAAGGCTTCGATGTCGGTGTGCAGGAACTCCTCTTGCCGCTTGTGGGGCAAACCCAGCCGTTCGAAGTCGCGCATGGCGGCATCGCGTCGGCTGTTCAACACGGCAGCCGAGTGGCGGTCGATGAGTTCCCGGTGCTGGCGGTAGAGGTCGATATATTGTTGTGCGGCATTCATAGGTGAAAGTTTTTAAGCGTCAACCTCTTTTTTTATCCAGTCGTAGCCCTTCTCTTCGAGTTCGAGCGCCAACTCGGGGCCGCCCGATTTGACGATGCGGCCCTTGTAGAGTACATGCACGAAGTCGGGGGCGATGTAGTCGAGCAGCCGCTGGTAATGGGTGATGACGATGGTGGCGTTTTGGTCCGATTTCAGTTGGTTGACCCCTTGCGATACGATGCGCAGGGCGTCGATGTCGAGGCCGCTGTCGGTCTCGTCGAGAATCGACAGCCGGGGTTGCAACATGGCCATCTGGAATATCTCGTTCCGTTTTTTCTCTCCGCCCGAGAATCCTTCATTGACCGAGCGGCTGGCCAGTTTGTTGTCGAGCTCGACAATGGCGCGTTTTTCGCGCATCATTTTCAGGAAATCGGTGGCCGACAGAGGTTCTTCGCCCCAGTATTTGCGTTTGGCATTGATGGCGGCACGCATGAAATTGACCATGCTGACTCCCGGTATCTCCACCGGGTATTGGAAACTGAGGAAGAGCCCTTCGTGGGCGCGGTCTTCGGGTGAGAGCGACAGCAGGTCTTTCCCGCAAAATTCGACACTTCCCTCGGTGACTTCAAAAGCCGGATTCCCGGTGAGTACCGACGACAGCGTGCTTTTTCCCGAACCGTTGGGCCCCATGATGGCGTGCACCTCTCCTTGTTTTACCGTCAGGTCGATGCCTTTCAATATCTCTTTGCCGTTGATGCTGGCGTGCAGATTTTTTATGGTGAGCATATGTCAGTATTTTTTTATTCTTTCCTTGTGCCCGGGCGAGACGCCGGCCTCTTATCCGACCGAACCTTCGAGCGTGATTTGCAATAGTTTCTGGGCCTCTACGGCAAACTCCATGGGCAGTTTGTTCATCACTTCCTTGGCATATCCGTTCACGATGAGGCCCACGGCTTCTTCGGTGGGAATGCCCCGCTGGTTGCAGTAGAAGATTTGTTCTTCGTTGATTTTCGACGTCGTTGCTTCGTGTTCCACGATGGCGGTGTCGTTCTTGATGTCCATGTAGGGGAACGTGTGGGCTCCGCATTGGTCGCTCAGCAACAGGCTGTCGCATTGGGTGTAGTTGCGGGCATTGTCGGCGCCGGGAGCCACGCGCACCAGTCCGCGGTAGCTGTTTTGGCTCTTGCCGGCCGAGATACCCTTCGACACGATGGTGCTGCGGGTGTTTTTCCCGATGTGTATCATCTTGGTGCCGGTGTCGGCTTGTTGGAAATTATTGGTCACGGCAACCGAATAAAATTCGCCGATGGAGTTGTCTCCGGCCAAAATGCAGCTGGGATATTTCCAAGTGATGGCCGAGCCGGTCTCTACCTGGGTCCAGGATATTTTGGAGTGGTCGCCTTTGCACAGTCCCCGCTTGGTGACGAAATTGTAGATGCCGCCGCGCCCCTCTTTGTCGCCGGGGTACCAGTTCTGCACGGTCGAGTATTTTACTTCGGCCCGTTCGTGGGCGCGTATCTCGACGATGGCGGCGTGCAGCTGGTTTTCGTCGCGCATGGGGGCGGTGCAACCTTCGAGGTAGCTTACATAACTGTCGTCGTCGGCGATGATGAGGGTGCGTTCGAATTGACCGGTGTTGGCCGCATTGATGCGGAAGTAGGTCGACAGCTCCATGGGGCAACGCACTCCTTTGGGAATGTATACGAACGAGCCGTCGCTGAATACCGCCGAGTTGAGGGCGGCAAAGAAGTTGTCGCGATAGGGAACCACCGTGCCCAGGTATTGGCGCACCAGGTCGGGGTAGTCTTTCACGGCCTCGCTGATGGAGCAGAAAATGACCCCCAGTTCGGCCAGTTTCTCCTTGAAGGTGGTTTTTACCGAGACGCTGTCCATGACCGCGTCGACGGCGATGCCCGAGAGTTTCATTTGCTCTTCGAGCGAAATGCCCAGTTTGTTGAAGGTGTCGAGCAGTTCGGGGTCGACCTCGTCGAGACTCTTGGGCGACTCTTTCTTCTTGGGGGCGGCGTAGTAGCTGATGGCTTGGTAGTCGATTTCGGGAATGTCGAGGTGCGCCCAGTGGGGCATTTCGAGCGTTTTCCAGTAGGCAAAGGCTTTGAGCCGGAAGTCGAGCAACCATTCGGGCTCGTGTTTCTTGGCCGATATGAGCCGCACCACGCCTTCGTTCAGACCCCGGGGAATTACTTCGGTGTCGATGTCGGTGACAAAGCCGTATTTGTAATCCGACGAGGTGACTTCATCGATGATTTTATCCGTGTCTCCATTCCCTTTGGGAACTTGGGGCACCGGTTGTCCGTTATGCGGGGAATTGATATTGTCTTTTTTCATTGTCGGGTACATGACGCAGTTGGGGCGATAGGCCCCGGTTTAAGGTAAGAACGACGGAAGGTCGTCTTTGTTTATTTCCGGCAGGGAGATTTGTATGTCGGGCAATTCGACCCGTTCTTTCGACCAGTCGATGACCACGGGAGCCACCTTCATGACCATTTGGCTCAGTCGGGCTTCCTGAGGGATTTGAGGTACGACCTGCTTGTCTCCCTGCGATAATATGGTATAGAGGTTGAGCAGCGCGCTGATGACAAGCAGGTATTTGAAGAAGCAGAAAATGCAGCCGGCGATGCGGTCGAACCACCCCAGGTGCAGCATGAGAAGCGTCTTTTTGAGCAGCCGCGCCAACAGGTTGCACCCGAAGAGCAACACCAGGAATGAGATGAGATAGGCCAGCTGGTGGGTGATGCGCGGGCCGGCGAAGTCGAACTGGTTGAGCAGGTTCTCGAACAGGGGCGCGAAGAGGTTGGCAAACAAGATGGCCACAATCAGCCCGCCAAGTGCTCCCAGTTGTTGCACGATGCCTTTGTGGTACCCGTGCACCAAACCGTATGCAAGAATGGCGCCAACGATAATATCTATGAATTCTACGTTCATCGTTGTTCTTTCGGGAAAAGGAGATAAGGCGGCCCGTGCGGTGTCGCAGAAGCCGCCTTATCGGGTTTTGTCAGAGTGTCTTTTTAACCTCTACTTCTTCGTAGGCTTCGATAAGGTCGCCTACCTTTATGTCGTTGTAGTTGGCGATATTGAGACCGCACTCATAGCCTGAGGCAACTTCTTTCACGTCGTCCTTGAAGCGTTTGAGTGAGCCGAGCTCGCCGGTGTATATGACGATGCCGTCGCGTATGAGGCGCACCTTGTTGGTGCGTTTTATCTTGCCTTCTTTCACGATACCGCCGGCAACGGTACCCACTTTTGAGATGTGGAAGGTCTCGCGCACTTCGACCGTGGCGGTCACTTCTTCCTTGATTTCGGGTGAGAGCATGCCTTCCATGGCGGCTTTTACCTCCTCGATGGCGTCGTAGATAATCGAGTAGAGACGTATGTCGACGCCCTCTTTCTCGGCCAGTTTGCGGGCGGCCATGGAGGGGCGCACTTGGAAGCCGACGATGATGGCGTTGGAGGCGGCAGCCAGGGTGACGTCCGATTCGGAGATTTGGCCTACGGCTTTGTGCAGGACGTTGACTTGTATCTCCTCGGTCGACAACTTGATGAGCGAGTCGCTGAGGGCTTCGATGGAACCGTCGACGTCGCCTTTCACGATGATGTTCAACTCCTGGAAGTTGCCGATGGCGATGCGGCGTCCGATGTCGTCGAGGGTGAGCAGCTTGTGGGTGCGCAGACCCTGTTCGCGTTGCAACTGTTCGCGTTTGGTGGCAATCTCGCGGGCTTCTTGCTCGCTTTCCAATACCTTGAACTGGTCACCGGCCGTGGGGGCGCCGTTCAATCCCAAGATGAGCACAGGTGCCGAAGGCCCGGCCTCCTTGATGCGGGCGTTACGTTCGTTGAACATCGCTTTGACGCGGCCAAACTGGGTGCCGGCCAATACGACGTCGCCCGTGTGCAGGGTTCCGTTTTCGACCAGTACCGTGGCTACATATCCGCGGCCGCGGTCGAGGGCCGATTCGATAATCGAACCTGTGGCCCGGCGGTTGGGGTTGGCTTTCAAGTCGAGCATTTCGGCTTCGAGCAGCACCTTCTCCATCAGTTCCTTCACGCCGGTTCCTTTCTTGGCCGAGATGTCCTGCGACTGGTATTTTCCGCCCCACTCTTCGACCAGGTAGTTCATGTTGGCCAGCTCCTCCTTGATTTTGTCGGGGTTGGCGTTTGGCTTGTCTATCTTGTTGATGGCAAAGACGATAGGTACGCCCGCGGCCGAGGCGTGGTTGATGGCTTCGACCGTTTGGGGCATGACGTTGTCGTCGGCAGCCACGATGATGATGGCGATGTCGGTGACTTTGGCACCGCGGGCACGCATGGCGGTGAAGGCTTCGTGACCCGGCGTGTCGAGGAAGGTGATGCGACGGCCGTCATCGAGAACGACGTTGTAGGCGCCGATGTGCTGGGTGATGCCTCCTGCTTCACCCGCGATGACGTTGGCGTTGCGTATGTAGTCGAGGAGCGAGGTCTTTCCGTGGTCGACGTGACCCATGACGGTCACGATGGGCGGACGCTGCGTGAGGTCTTCTTCGCGGTCGGCCTCTTCTTCCATGGCTTCGGCCACTTCGGCGCTCACATATTCGGTTTTGAACCCGAATTCTTCGGCCACGATGTTGATGGTCTCGGCGTCGAGGCGCTGGTTGATCGATACCATGATACCGAGGCTCATGCAGGTGGCGATGACATTGTTTACCGGCACGTTCATGAGACTGGCCAGGTCATTGGCCGTCACAAACTCGGTGAGTTTCAGGATATGGCTTTCTTCCATCTCCCGTTCGGCCGCCTCTTGGGCTTTGGTCGAGAAGGCTTCCCGTTTCTCTTTCCGCCATTTGGCGCTTTTCTTTTGACCTTTGGCGGTGAGGCGGGCGAGGGTCTCTTTGATTTGTTTTTGCACGTCTTCTTCGTTGACTTCGGCTTTTATGGGCTTTTTCAACTTCGAGGGCTGTTGCTGTTTGCCGTTGTTGTGGCGGTCGCTGCTGTAAGAGTTGTCGATATTGTGTTCGATGTCGATGCGCTCTTTCTTGATGCGTTTGCGTTTTTTGCGTTCCCCGTCGTTTTCGGTATTGTCGTTTGGTGGCGTGGCCGGGCGCTTGTTGTTGTCGACGCGCTGTTTTTCTTTGGCTTCACGCTCCTTGCGTTTCTCTTCTTTGCTTTTTTTCTTCGGACGGGTCTGTTGGTTGATGGCCGATAGGTCGATTTTGCCGACGACGTTGATACCCGGCGTCTTGACCGTGCTCAACTTGAATATATTGTCGCCTTTCTCGGCAGGAGCGGCCTCTTTGGTTTCTTCCGACGCTTCTGCTGCGGCTTCTTGCTGCGTTACTTCGTTTGGGCCTTCAACCTCTTCGGTCGTGGTTTCTGCCTCGGGCTCATCGTCTTCTTCGTCGTAGCTCTCTTCTTCATCGTTCCAGGTGTCGTCTTCTTCGGCATCGGTTTCTTCCGGTGCGGGTTCCGATGTTTCGGTCGGGGCTTCAACAGGAGACTCTACGGTAACTTCCGGCTCTTCGACCTCAGGTTCCTCTACGGGTTGCGCTTTGGGCTCTTCGGCCTTCTTGTGCAAGCTGTCCAAGTCGATTTTGCCGACGGCTTTGATGTGGGGTTTGAGCGATTCGTCGATAATTGTCTCGATTTCCTGAGGCTCGTTGTTACTCTCTTCCTGTGCGGCTTTTTTCTCTTTTTGCCGTTCCTGGCTGATGCGTTCCGACTCGATTTTCAGGTTTTTGTCGGAGCTGAATTCTTTGACGAGCAATTCATATTGCTCGTCGGTGATTTTGGTGTTCGGGGTCAGTTCGATCTCGAAACCTTTCTTTCGCAGGAACGCGGCTACCGTCTGTATGCCTACGTTTAAGTCTCTTGTTACTTTATTTAACCTTATCGACATAGTTCCATTTTAACGTTGATGAATCTGGTTGGCCACTTTTCTTTTCCTCTTGTGGCTGCGAGAGCATAGAACCCGAGCTTTTCGGCTCGATGGGCGGAAACCGGAGGGTTATGCCTCCTCGTCGGTTTCGTCAAATTCCGCTTTCAGAATTTTGATGACTTCATCGACCGTGTCTTCTTCGAGGTCGGCGCCTTCGATGAGCTCCTCACGGCTCTTGGCCAATACGCTCTTGGCGGTGGCGCAGCCGATGCTTTTCAGGGCTTCGATGACCCATTCGTCGATTTCGTCTTTGAATTCATCGAGGTAGATGTCTTCTTCTTCGCCCTCGTCGATGTCGCGGTACACGTCGATGGTGTAGCCGGTGAGCATGCTGGCGAGTTTGATGTTGAGGCCGCCTTTTCCGATGGCGAGCGATACCTCTTCGGGTTTGAGGAACACCTCGGCCTTTTTCTCCTCTTCGTTGAGGCGTATCGAGGATATTTTGGCGGGGTTCAAGGCTCGTTGTATGAAGAGCGACGTGTTGGTCGTGTAGTTGATGACGTCGATGTTCTCGTTGCGCAACTCTCTCACGATGCCGTGTATGCGCGACCCTTTCACACCTACGCAGGCGCCTACCGGGTCGATGCGTTCGTCATACGATTCGACGGCGATTTTTGCCCGTTCGCCGGGAATGCGGGCCACCTTGTGTATGGTGATGAGGCCGTCGTGTATCTCGGGCACTTCGAGCTCGAAGAGTCGGTGCAGGAAATTTTCCGAGGTGCGCGACACGATGATTTTGGGGTTGTTGTTCTTGTTGTCGACCTGCAAGATGACGGCGCGGGCGGTTTCACCCTTGCGGTAGAAGTCGCCGGGAATCTGCTCGGTCTTGGGAAGAATGAGCTCGTTGCCCTCGTCGTCGATGAGGAGCATCTCCTTTTTCCATATTTGATATACTTCGGCGCTGACGAGCTGGCCGATTTTGTCTTTGTATTGGTTGTAAATGGCGTCTTTTTGGAGTTCCAGAATCTTCGATGCGAGAGTCTGGCGCAGGTTCAGAATGGCACGGCGGCCGAATTTCTCGAAGAATACCTCGTCGGTCACCTCTTCGCCCACTTCATAGTCGGCGTCGATTTTCTTCGCTTCCGACAGGGAGATTTGCAGGTTGGGGTCTTCGACCTTGTCGTCTTCGACCACTTCGCGGTTGCGCCATATCTCGAAGTCGCCTTTGTCGGGGTTGACGATGATGTCGAAGTTTTCGTCGGTACCGAACATCTTTGCTAACACGTTGCGGAAAGACTCTTCCAACACGCTGATCATGGTGGTACGGTCGATGTTTTTCAGTTCCTTGAATTCGGCGAAGGTGTCGACCATGCTGATTGTTTCCTCTTTCTTGGCCATTTTATTTGAATCTGATTAGGTATTTTGTATATTTAATTTCGTTGTAGGGGAAAGTCAAATCTTCTTCGACTTCGATTTTGCGCTTGGCGCCTTCGGGTTTCACCTTCTTGGTGACGGTGACGACAAAGCCCGTTTCGTCGGCGGCTTTGAGCACGCCGTTGAGTTTCTGCCCGGCGCGGGTGAGCACCTCGACTTCATTGCCGATGTTTTTTTTGTACTGCCGCACGACTTTGAACGGCGAGGTTATGCCGGCCGAGCCGACTTCAAGTTCATAATCTTCGACATCTCGGTCGAGACGGCTTTCGATGAAGCGGTGCAATGCGGTGCAGCGGTCTATGTCCACGCCTTCGTCGTTGTCGACTTCGACCACGATGCGGTTGTCGGGGGAGACGGTGATGTCGACGATGAACAGGTCGGTTGCCGCAATGCCCTCTTTCACGATTTCTTCTACAATCTGGGTGTCTATCATATCACAAGGTTATCGGCCGGTTCAGAATAAAACGAGGGGACAAACTTGTCCCCTCTCTTACGCGGCTCATTTACGAGGCAAATATAGTCATTTCCTTCGGTGTGCGCAAACCTTCCTCTCTTATTTTGTACGCGAAAGAGGTTTTTGATATGAATATTTATTGTTTTTTAACAATATACCCTTCCTTCATTGCCCGGTCGGGAAGGGAAACTGGCGTAGTTCTTTTCTCAATATCAACTCGTTTCCGTTGCAATAGCAATTGCATATTTCATGGAATCGCGCGTTGTGGCTCATCTCGCTCAGATGGGCGAGCTCGTGCAGAATGACGTAGTCGATGAGTCGGTCGGGCAGGTACATGAGGTGGTAGGAGAGGGTGATGCGGCGGTCGCTGCGACACGCGCCCAGGCGTCGGACTCCTCGCCCGATGATTACGCCGTTGTAGCGGTTGCCCGTTTGGCGGGCCCACTGTTCGAGCCGTTGGGGCAGGAAGTTCTCGGCGGCTTTTTTGAGGTGCCGGTGTATTTCCCGCGCGATGGCCTTCTGCATGAGGGGCGTGCGCCAGTCGATGCCCGCAGGCACCATGATGAGCACCCTCCCGGGGAGTTGCCGGCTGCATACGTTCGTATATGTGCCGTTCGATATTTCGATGGTGAAAGTGCGGGTGGGGATCATGTCGCCCGGACTTAAAAGTGATTGTCTTTTTCGGCGCATGAGCTTGCGCAGGACGTCACGTTTTTCGTCGATGATTTTGAGCACCGCCTCCCGGCGGGTGTGCGGCGGAACGGTAACCGACAGGCTGTCGTTCCGGGCCCTGAAAATGAGGTGCCGCGCTGTGGCGCGTTCGCGCAGGGTGATGAGTCCGAACTCGGGGTCGGTAATGGTGTTGGTGGAAGATTTCATGTCGGCAAAGTTATGCAAATGTCGGGAAAGATGTTGTGCACGATGCCGTCTCTTTTCAGAAGTCGTTACAAAGGCAATTCCCCATGGAGAAATCGTTCGCCCTGTTGCCGCGCACTCTCTCATGGGTGCCTCTTTTACCGGAAGTCGCGGCGGTTTACGGCGACGGCTGTTTCCCCTGTGTGCGGGTCCGATTGCCGCAAAAACATGGTGCTCGTCGTCCCTGACTTACCTTACCGGCAGAGTATGGAGAGGAGTTTCGCGAGGTAGGAGAGGTGGTTGGCTTCGATGTAACGGTCATCTCCCGGGTCGGCCAGTGAGATGAGATAGCTGGCAAATTGAAGGCGGGTTTCGAGCTCTTCGATGTTTCCGAATACCTCATAGGGGTCGACCGATGTGATTTCCAGGATTTCGGGGTAGAAGTCGTATTTTTTGCAGACGTTCTCGATGAGGTTGTGTTTGTCTTTGTTGCATGAGGGGCGATTTCCCGAAAGTATAATCATGGCTTGCAAAAGAGCGGCCAATTCTCTTTTGTTGGGTCTTTTGTTTATCATACAAATAATTTTGGCTTGTATGACAAAAGTAGTAAAATTTGTATCGTTTTTGCCTTTTTTAGGGAGATAATGTATGATTTGTTTAGTTAATAAAACTAAATTAATAGTTTCCCGGGAATTGGAGGCGAAGGTCGAAAGGCGGGGACGGGGCGGAGACGCGTTTATCCGTTGCTTCTCAAATCGACCCCCCACATGAGTTTCTTGCGCAGCGTGTCGGTAAAGAGGTGTTTGTCGCGTTTGATGATGCGTATGGGGAAAGGGGCCTTGCACAGGGTGATGCTTTCGCCCGAATATTTCTCTTCGGAGCGGCCGTCGAGGCTCACCAGGAAATGGCGGTTGCGACCTTCGGCCACGAGCGTTATCTCGGCATTGTCGCCAATGACCAGTGGCCGCACGTTGAGGCTGTGCGGTGCCACGGGGGTGATGATGAAGTTGGCCGCGTTGGGGGCGACGATGGGGCCGCCCACGCTCAGGGAGTAACCCGTCGAGCCGGTAGGGGTGGCGACCAGCAGACCGTCGGCCTGGTAGGTGTTCAGGAACGAGCCGTCGAGATAGGCGTGTATGGTAATCATCGAAGAGGTGTCGAGTTTGAGCACGGCCACCTCATTCAGGGCATAGGGCCACGCGGCGTGGCTGCCGTCGGAGACGTGCAGCAGGGCTCTCTCTTCGATGTGATAGCGCCCTTCCATGATTTCGTCGATGGCCTGTGCCATCTCGCTGCATTGTACGTCGGCCAGGAAACCCATGCGGCCGAGGTTGATGCCGAGAATGGGGATTCCCTTGTCACCGATGCGCTCGGCCGTTTTCAGGAACGTGCCGTCCCCGCCGAGGCTCAGGGCGATGTCGGCTTCGAAATCATTTCCCGAGAGAACCGCGGCTCCCGGTTCTGTTATGCCCATGTCGTGCATGATTCTGAGAAATTCCCGGTCGATGAGCAGTTGGGGGGCGTATTTTTTCAGAGAAGAAAACAGGGTGTTGATTTCTTCTTTTTTGTCTGTGGCGTAGGATTTTCCGAAAATGACGATTCTCATGGGAGCGGTGCTGGTCGTTTGGGAGTGGAAATTTTGTGAAATATGCTGCAAATGTGGAATAGTTTTTTTCAAAATTGAACAAAAGCTATTACTTTTGCGAGTAATATTCGTGTACAAAAGTAAGAAAAAAAACAGTACCCGCATATCGAAATCCGAAAAACGGAATAACTCCTAATGTTATTATGACACAACTCAGCGTAAATGTAAACAAAGTCGCCACCTTGCGCAATGCCCGTGGCGGGCAAGTCCCCGATGTGTTGAAGGTCGCTCTCGATTGCGAACAGTTCGGCGCGCAAGGCATTACCGTGCACCCGCGCCCCGACGAACGCCATATCCGTTATGCCGACGTCTATGCCTTGCGCCCGGCCCTGCACACCGAATTCAACATCGAAGGCAATCCCATCGGCAAGTTTGTCGACCTCGTCTTGCAGGTAAAACCGGCCCAGGTGACCATGGTCCCCGATGCGGTCGATGCCATTACCTCCAATGCGGGGTGGGACACGCGTCGGAATTTCGATTTCCTCAGTGAGACGGTCGACCGTTTCAACCATGCCGGCATACGCACCTCGATATTCGTCGATGCCGACCTCGAAATGATTGAGTGGGCCGCCAAGACGGGAACCGACCGCGTAGAGCTCTACACCGAGCCCTATGCTTCGGGCTATGCCGCCGACCGGGAAAAGGCCGTCGCCCCCTTTGTCGAAGCCGCCAAGTTGGCTCACAAGTTGGGCATGGGAGTAAATGCCGGTCACGACCTCAGCCTCGAAAACCTGCGCTATTTCCACGAGCAGGTTCCTTATGTCGATGAGGTGTCGATAGGCCATGCCTTGATATGCGACGCCCTCTATTATGGCCTCGAAGAGACGATTCGTCGCTATTTGGATTGCTTGAAATAAATCTCATACGATAA of the Candidatus Caccoplasma merdavium genome contains:
- a CDS encoding cysteine desulfurase, which encodes MLDIDKIREDFPILAREVYGKPLVYLDNAATSQKPRCVIETITDGYTRINANVHRGVHRLSQEATDGHEHARRRVQQFLNAASEKEIIFTRGTTESINLVAHSFGEAFLHDGDEVIISEMEHHANIVPWQLLQSERKIALRVIPIDDRGVLDMEALASAFNEKTRLVSITHVSNVLGTVNPIKEIIDMAHRHQVPVLIDGAQGALHHRVDVQALDVDFYVLSAHKMYGPTGIGVLYGKEKWLNAIPPYQGGGEMIGHVTFEKTTFNELPFKFEAGTPDYIGTMAFASALDYIDRIGIENIAAHEQELLQYTTRRLLEEIDGIRIYGTAPQKCGVISFLVRDIHPYDMGMLLDKLGFALRSGHHCAQPLMERFGIVGTLRASFALYNTIEECEAFVAAVKRVAQMF
- the sufD gene encoding Fe-S cluster assembly protein SufD, giving the protein MNAAQQYIDLYRQHRELIDRHSAAVLNSRRDAAMRDFERLGLPHKRQEEFLHTDIEAFYAPDYGLNLARIAPQATIKESFRCAVPDLESQPYFFVGDIFSGNNTKPLPEGVLACSLCEAATRYPDLVDRYYGRLAGTGKDGTVALNTALVQDGFFLYVPRHVKIEEPLQIVHLTHGSHDFMANLRMLIVLEEGAQAHLLACDHTLDKGHFLTSAVNEIFVGPDAKFDYYDLEESTLNTHRVASTFIRQERSSNVLVNGITLHNGYTRNNFTITLEGEGAETHLYGMAVADKRQAVDNFTFIDHKAAHCTSDELFKYVLEDSATGVFNGRILVRQGAQKTSAIQTNRNLCTTKEAHIYTQPQLEIYADDVKCSHGATTGQLDTNALFYMRSRGIPEAEARMLLMVAFTHDVIEKVRIESLRERLHKMVERRFRGTLDKCAGCRICQ
- the sufC gene encoding Fe-S cluster assembly ATPase SufC, which produces MLTIKNLHASINGKEILKGIDLTVKQGEVHAIMGPNGSGKSTLSSVLTGNPAFEVTEGSVEFCGKDLLSLSPEDRAHEGLFLSFQYPVEIPGVSMVNFMRAAINAKRKYWGEEPLSATDFLKMMREKRAIVELDNKLASRSVNEGFSGGEKKRNEIFQMAMLQPRLSILDETDSGLDIDALRIVSQGVNQLKSDQNATIVITHYQRLLDYIAPDFVHVLYKGRIVKSGGPELALELEEKGYDWIKKEVDA
- the sufB gene encoding Fe-S cluster assembly protein SufB; protein product: MKKDNINSPHNGQPVPQVPKGNGDTDKIIDEVTSSDYKYGFVTDIDTEVIPRGLNEGVVRLISAKKHEPEWLLDFRLKAFAYWKTLEMPHWAHLDIPEIDYQAISYYAAPKKKESPKSLDEVDPELLDTFNKLGISLEEQMKLSGIAVDAVMDSVSVKTTFKEKLAELGVIFCSISEAVKDYPDLVRQYLGTVVPYRDNFFAALNSAVFSDGSFVYIPKGVRCPMELSTYFRINAANTGQFERTLIIADDDSYVSYLEGCTAPMRDENQLHAAIVEIRAHERAEVKYSTVQNWYPGDKEGRGGIYNFVTKRGLCKGDHSKISWTQVETGSAITWKYPSCILAGDNSIGEFYSVAVTNNFQQADTGTKMIHIGKNTRSTIVSKGISAGKSQNSYRGLVRVAPGADNARNYTQCDSLLLSDQCGAHTFPYMDIKNDTAIVEHEATTSKINEEQIFYCNQRGIPTEEAVGLIVNGYAKEVMNKLPMEFAVEAQKLLQITLEGSVG
- a CDS encoding CvpA family protein, whose product is MNVEFIDIIVGAILAYGLVHGYHKGIVQQLGALGGLIVAILFANLFAPLFENLLNQFDFAGPRITHQLAYLISFLVLLFGCNLLARLLKKTLLMLHLGWFDRIAGCIFCFFKYLLVISALLNLYTILSQGDKQVVPQIPQEARLSQMVMKVAPVVIDWSKERVELPDIQISLPEINKDDLPSFLP